The Bos indicus x Bos taurus breed Angus x Brahman F1 hybrid chromosome 15, Bos_hybrid_MaternalHap_v2.0, whole genome shotgun sequence genome includes a window with the following:
- the LOC113904895 gene encoding olfactory receptor 52B4-like → MTVFNHTGVSHTVFYFVGIPGLEDQHVWISIPFFISYVIALLGNSLLIFIILTKRSLHEPMYLFLCMLSGADLVLSTCTVPQALAIFWFNAREISLDCCITQLFFIHSTFISESGILLVMAFDRYIAICYPLRYTTILTQTLIGKIGVTIFLRSYGTIFPIIFLLKRLTFCKSNIFPTTVCEHIAVAKFSCDDIRVNFWYGFFVLLSTVTLDVVLIFVSYMLILRAVFRIPSRDARHKTLNTCGSHVCVIILFYGPGIFSAFTPRFAHHILPHVHILLANVCILAPTMLNPIIYGIKTKQIRDQVSQVLCQKKI, encoded by the coding sequence ATGACTGTCTTTAACCATACTGGTGTTAGCCACACAGTCTTCTACTTTGTGGGCATCCCTGGCCTTGAGGACCAGCATGTGTGGATCTCCATCCCCTTCTTCATTTCCTATGTCATCGCCCTGCTTGGGAACAGCCTGCTCATCTTCATTATCCTCACCAAGCGCAGCCTCCACGAACCTATGTACCTCTTCCTCTGCATGCTGTCGGGAGCAGACCTTGTCCTCTCCACATGCACAGTCCCTCAGGCTTTGGCCATCTTCTGGTTCAATGCGAGGGAGATCTCCCTGGATTGCTGCATCACTcaactcttctttatccattccaccTTCATCTCAGAGTCAGGCATCTTGCTGGTGATGGCATTTGACCGCTACATTGCCATATGCTACCCACTGAGATACACCACTATTCTTACACAAACACTGATAGGGAAAATCGGTGTGACTATCTTTTTGAGAAGTTATGGTACAATTTTCCCAATAATATTTCTTCTGAAAAGGCTAACTTTTTGTAAAAGTAACATTTTTCCAACCACTGTTTGTGAGCACATCGCCGTGGCCAAATTTTCCTGTGATGACATACGAGTAAACTTCTGGTATGGATTTTTTGTCCTGTTGTCAACAGTGACCTTAGATGTTGTGCTAATATTTGTATCATATATGCTTATTCTCCGTGCTGTCTTCCGCATCCCTTCTCGAGATGCTCGCCACAAAACTCTCAATACATGTGGCTCCCATGTCTGTGTCATCATACTCTTTTATGGACCTGGGATCTTCTCAGCTTTCACTCCTCGATTTGCACATCATATCTTACCCCATGTCCATATCTTACTGGCCAATGTTTGCATTCTGGCTCCTACTATGCTGAATCCCATCATTTATGGGATCAAAACTAAACAGATCCGGGACCAGGTATCTCAGGTTTTGTGTCAAAAAAAGATATGA